The Gemmatimonadota bacterium DNA segment GTGGTGCCAGATCTTGTGCCACTCCTGGGTCGCCGTAGGGGACGCTGAGGCCCAGAAATGCCAGTAATTCAGCGCCTAGGCGACCTTGGCAAAACTCCATCAGCCAATGGGGGCACGACTTTCGCCCTTCGTACCGCGAGATCGGGCGATTGAGGGCCTGGGTCGGCTGTCCGGTGCTGGCGCTGACCGCGACAGCGACGCCCACGGTCCGGGACGACGTACGCACCAACTTGGGGATGGTCGACCCGGAGATCGTCGTCCAGTCCTTCGATCGCCCCAACCTCGCCTGGCGGGTGGAGCGCGTGGGCTCTGGCGAGAACAGGATGCGGCGGCTGCACCGCGTGATTCGCATGCACCCTGGGACGGCGATCGTCTACGCACCCACTCGGCGCGCCGTGGAAGAGGTGAGAGACGTCCTGGCTCGGCTCGGCCAGCGGACCGAAGCGTACCACGCCGGCCTGAGTGGTGAGACGCGGACACGCGTACTTCACGGGTTTCTGGCGAACGACTGTCGGATCGTCGTCGCCACGAACGCTTTCGGCATGGGCATCGACAAGCCCGACGTCCGGCTGGTCGTTCACGTGCAGCTCCCCACGACCCTCGAGGCGTACTATCAGGAGGCGGGGCGGGCGGGGCGGGACGGGGCGCAGGCGACTTGCTTGGCGTTTTACCACAGAGGCGATCGCCAGGTAGGGAGGATGTTCCTGGAACGAACCCACCCACGGCTCGACCTTCTGCGGCGCGTGCATCGAGCACTAGTGCGAGGGCGCGACGCATTCGGAGTCGTCGACACCACCGCGTCCGGCCTTGCCGGCGACTTGGGCGGCAAGCTCTGCCCGGAAGACGTCCCGCTCGTGCTCGCTGCGCTCGAGCGCACCGGCGCGATCCGGTGGTTAGGCGAAAAGGCATCGGTGGCGGACGGAACCGCAGCGCCCGATGGAAGGTCTTACCACGTCCGCGTGGGGGTTCGTTCACGCGCGGACTTGGCCTGGGCCAACGAGCTGCGACAGTCTGCGCTTCGCAAGCTCGATGCCGTCGAACGGTATGCGCGGGGCCGAGGATGCCGACGGGCCGCGCTTCTTCGTTACTTTGGAGAGGCGTCGCGGCGGTCGTGCCACGCGTGTGACCGCTGTCATCCCACGTGAACAGACATCCTCATCAACGAGCTTCCATGGATCGCTATCTCTCTCCGGACCACGTCGCGCTGCAAGAGCAGGTGCGGCGTTTCGGAGAGGACGTGATCGCTCCGGTGGCTCGAGAGCTCGATGAGACCGCCGACTTCCCGTGGGAGAACGCCAAGCTGATGGCCGAGATGGGGCTCTTCGGAGTTCCTGTCCCCAAGGAGTTGGGCGGAATGGGCCTCGACTACCTCAGCTACATCCTCGTGGTTGAGGAGTTGGCGAAGTTCGACGGGAGCCACTCGATCACGGTGTCGGCGCACACGACCCTAGGCACCTCACCGATCCTCGCGTTCGGTACTGAAGCCCAGAAGCGGCAGTTCGTACCGCCGCTCGCGAGCGGGGAAGTGCTCGGAGGCTTCGGACTCACAGAGGCCGGGGCGGGTTCGGACTCCGCAAGTACGCGGACCCGGGCCGTGCGAGAAGCGGGCGGCTACCGCTTGAACGGATCCAAGATATTCATCACCCACGCGGGCGTCGGTGAGATCTTTGTCGTGACCGCGGTGACGGATCCTGAGAAGGGCCGGCGGGGCATCTCGAGCTTCATCGTATGCAAGCCGACCGTGGACCTCGCACGGGCGCAGGCGGTGGGGTGGGGCCACCGGCCGGACTTACCCTTCTCGGAGGGCGTGAGCGCGGGCGAGCAAGAGGACAAGATGGGCTGGAGAGCTTCGGACACCCGTGAGTTGCTCTTCCAGGACGTGCTCGTGCCGGTGGAACAGCGTCTGGGTGAAGAAGGACTCGGTTTCATCAACTTCATGAAGACGCTCGATGCCGGACGCATCGGAGTAGCCGCGCTCAGCCTTGGCTTGGCCGACGGCGCGTTCCAGATCGCCCTGCGATATGTGAACCAACGCCGGCAATTCGGGCGCAGGGTGTGGGAATTCCAGCAGGTTCAGTTCCGGCTCTCGGATATGGCCACGGAGATCGAGGCGGGAAGGCACATGGTATACCACGCAGCCTGGTTGAAGGACCGTGGCGCTTCCTTCTCGAAGGAAGCCGCGATGGCAAAGCTTTACTGTTCGGAG contains these protein-coding regions:
- a CDS encoding ATP-dependent DNA helicase RecQ; the encoded protein is MRAWVGCPVLALTATATPTVRDDVRTNLGMVDPEIVVQSFDRPNLAWRVERVGSGENRMRRLHRVIRMHPGTAIVYAPTRRAVEEVRDVLARLGQRTEAYHAGLSGETRTRVLHGFLANDCRIVVATNAFGMGIDKPDVRLVVHVQLPTTLEAYYQEAGRAGRDGAQATCLAFYHRGDRQVGRMFLERTHPRLDLLRRVHRALVRGRDAFGVVDTTASGLAGDLGGKLCPEDVPLVLAALERTGAIRWLGEKASVADGTAAPDGRSYHVRVGVRSRADLAWANELRQSALRKLDAVERYARGRGCRRAALLRYFGEASRRSCHACDRCHPT
- a CDS encoding acyl-CoA dehydrogenase family protein, which gives rise to MDRYLSPDHVALQEQVRRFGEDVIAPVARELDETADFPWENAKLMAEMGLFGVPVPKELGGMGLDYLSYILVVEELAKFDGSHSITVSAHTTLGTSPILAFGTEAQKRQFVPPLASGEVLGGFGLTEAGAGSDSASTRTRAVREAGGYRLNGSKIFITHAGVGEIFVVTAVTDPEKGRRGISSFIVCKPTVDLARAQAVGWGHRPDLPFSEGVSAGEQEDKMGWRASDTRELLFQDVLVPVEQRLGEEGLGFINFMKTLDAGRIGVAALSLGLADGAFQIALRYVNQRRQFGRRVWEFQQVQFRLSDMATEIEAGRHMVYHAAWLKDRGASFSKEAAMAKLYCSELAMRATLGAIQVMGGAGYTSDYPVERMMRDAKICEIGEGTSEIQRLVIGRHIVAELMTDRINEPSSTSSREPVGAETN